One genomic window of Arachis hypogaea cultivar Tifrunner chromosome 8, arahy.Tifrunner.gnm2.J5K5, whole genome shotgun sequence includes the following:
- the LOC112708398 gene encoding coumaroyl-CoA:anthocyanidin 3-O-glucoside-6''-O-coumaroyltransferase 1-like, with amino-acid sequence MENHHSKHKLVEQTQVGLPKAYHDNDDPKIKSLPLTFLDLPFTGPIYVRRQFFYNFPFSTNHFYQNTLPTLKLSLSLTLQRFFPLAGNLLCPPPPHKPFIQCTNEDTVTFTIIESASNFDHISSNDPKSVKDLDHLVPTLMDKATHDKSDDTIVSPLVALQVTVFSNSGLCIAITYCHVMDDRCCGHFMKFWSSLCGIINLEEIIDSTLLKKHYSLLPCFDREILKDPNELEAVLLKDYFNERTLWKDKLVAQSQNGESILEEDYVKTTIVFGREGIEAMKRFAMNKLKKSNGYKAPQYLSTFMVICGFVWSSLIKTTRHDDNNEGGEEEEEEEEHFHFPADCRNNNLLGYPIPITYFGNCITQCQTKLKRMELKGEDGFVNAVKVIEKGINDMKSSPFRGAENWKALFMKLFVLGNSAFHVMASHKLGVYETDFGFGRPKKVEMVHSSKAISLAESGHVEGGVEVGLVLKRVHYQRFVHVLKQGLQILMNN; translated from the coding sequence atggaaaatcaTCATAGCAAGCATAAGCTTGTGGAACAAACACAAGTTGGTCTTCCAAAAGCATACCATGATAATGATGATCCAAAAATCAAATCCCTCCCCCTTACATTCCTTGACCTACCTTTTACAGGTCCAATTTACGTTAGACGCCAATTTTTCTATAACTTCCCTTTTTCCACCaaccatttttaccaaaataccctCCCAACCCTCAAACTCTCTCTGTCTCTTACTCTACAACGTTTCTTCCCTCTAGCCGGGAACCTCCTATGTCCTCCACCACCCCACAAGCCCTTCATTCAATGTACCAATGAAGACACCGTCACCTTCACCATCATCGAGTCGGCTTCGAATTTCGATCATATTTCAAGCAATGACCCCAAAAGTGTCAAAGATTTGGATCACTTGGTTCCAACATTAATGGACAAGGCCACACATGACAAGAGTGATGACACGATCGTGTCACCACTTGTGGCCTTGCAGGTCACGGTTTTTTCAAACAGTGGCCTTTGCATCGCCATCACCTATTGTCACGTGATGGACGATAGGTGTTGTGgccattttatgaaattttggtCTTCTCTTTGTGGAATAATAAATTTGGAAGAAATTATTGACTCAACACTCTTAAAGAAGCACTATTCATTACTACCCTGTTTTGATAGGGAAATATTGAAGGATCCTAATGAGCTCGAGGCCGTTTTGTTGAAAGACTATTTTAACGAGAGGACTTTATGGAAGGACAAACTCGTAGCTCAAAGTCAAAATGGTGAATCAATATTGGAAGAGGACTATGTTAAAACAACAATTGTGTTTGGTAGAGAAGGCATTGAAGCAATGAAAAGGTTTGCGATGAACAAATTGAAGAAAAGCAACGGATACAAAGCGCCGCAATATCTATCAACCTTTATGGTGATATGTGGTTTTGTATGGAGTAGTTTAATTAAAACTACAAGACATGACGATAACaatgaaggaggagaagaagaagaagaagaagaagagcattTTCATTTTCCAGCTGATTGTAGGAATAACAATCTACTCGGATATCCAATTCCAATTACTTACTTTGGGAATTGCATAACACAGTGCCAAACAAAGCTTAAGAGGATGGAACTTAAAGGAGAAGACGGTTTTGTGAATGCGGTTAAGGTAATAGAAAAGGGTATAAACGACATGAAGAGTTCGCCGTTTCGGGGTGCGGAAAATTGGAAGGCATTGTTCATGAAGTTGTTTGTGTTGGGGAATAGTGCGTTTCATGTGATGGCTTCGCACAAGTTGGGTGTGTATGAGACTGACTTTGGATTTGGAAGGCCTAAGAAAGTTGAAATGGTGCATTCATCAAAGGCTATATCTCTTGCTGAAAGTGGACACGTGGAGGGAGGGGTTGAGGTTGGATTGGTGTTAAAGAGGGTCCATTATCAAAGATTTGTTCATGTTCTTAAACAAGGGCTTCAAATCCTCATGAATAACTGA